A genomic region of Mitsuaria sp. 7 contains the following coding sequences:
- a CDS encoding phosphoribosyltransferase, with the protein MLTDDGKHLYVSWDEYHLLIERLALKVHASGWEFDQILCLARGGMRPGDVLSRVFDKPLGIMSTSSYRAEAGTIQGRLDIAKYITMPKGELAGRVLLVDDLADSGVTLKAVVERLRGMPSISELRSAVIWTKSVSEYTPDYYVEMLETSPWIHQPFEDYDALRPDALAKKFAI; encoded by the coding sequence ATGTTGACCGACGACGGCAAACATCTGTACGTGTCGTGGGATGAATACCACCTGTTGATCGAACGCCTGGCGCTGAAGGTGCATGCCTCCGGCTGGGAGTTCGACCAGATCCTGTGCCTGGCCCGCGGCGGGATGCGTCCCGGCGACGTGCTGTCGCGCGTGTTCGACAAGCCGCTGGGCATCATGTCGACCAGCTCTTACCGCGCGGAAGCGGGCACGATCCAGGGGCGTCTGGACATCGCCAAGTACATCACCATGCCCAAGGGCGAACTCGCCGGTCGCGTGCTGCTGGTGGACGATCTGGCGGATTCGGGCGTGACGCTGAAGGCGGTGGTGGAGCGGCTGCGCGGCATGCCGTCGATCAGCGAGCTGCGGTCGGCCGTGATCTGGACGAAGAGCGTCTCGGAATACACCCCGGACTATTACGTCGAGATGCTGGAAACCAGCCCGTGGATCCATCAGCCGTTCGAAGACTACGACGCGTTGCGCCCCGATGCGCTGGCGAAGAAGTTCGCGATCTGA
- the pyrH gene encoding UMP kinase: MPAHKRILLKLSGEALMGEDSYGINRATIVRMVQEIQEVTKLGVEVAVVIGGGNIFRGVAGGAVGMDRATADYMGMLATVMNSLALADTMRQEGITARVMSAIAIEQVVEPYVRPKALQYLEEGKVVVFAAGTGNPFFTTDTAAALRGAEIGAEIVLKATKVDGVYTADPKKDPTATRYARISFDEAIGKNLQVLDATAFALCRDQKLPIRVFSIFKQGALKRVVMGEDEGTLVHV; the protein is encoded by the coding sequence ATGCCCGCCCACAAACGCATCCTGCTCAAGCTTTCCGGTGAAGCCCTGATGGGCGAAGACTCCTACGGGATCAACCGCGCCACCATCGTGCGCATGGTCCAAGAGATCCAGGAAGTGACGAAGCTCGGCGTCGAGGTCGCGGTCGTCATCGGCGGCGGCAACATCTTCCGCGGCGTGGCGGGTGGCGCGGTCGGCATGGACCGCGCGACGGCCGACTACATGGGCATGCTGGCCACGGTGATGAACTCGCTGGCCCTGGCCGACACGATGCGCCAGGAAGGCATCACCGCGCGCGTGATGTCGGCGATCGCGATCGAACAGGTCGTCGAGCCCTACGTGCGCCCGAAGGCGCTGCAGTACCTGGAGGAGGGCAAGGTCGTCGTCTTCGCCGCCGGCACCGGCAACCCCTTCTTCACGACCGACACGGCCGCCGCGCTGCGTGGCGCGGAGATCGGCGCCGAGATCGTGCTGAAGGCGACCAAGGTCGACGGCGTCTACACCGCCGACCCCAAGAAGGACCCGACGGCCACGCGTTATGCGCGCATCAGCTTCGACGAGGCCATCGGCAAGAACCTGCAGGTGCTGGACGCCACCGCGTTCGCGCTGTGCCGCGACCAGAAGCTGCCGATCCGCGTGTTCTCGATCTTCAAGCAGGGCGCGCTCAAGCGCGTCGTGATGGGTGAGGACGAGGGCACGCTGGTGCACGTCTGA
- the frr gene encoding ribosome recycling factor: MSIADIKKNVEAKMAKSVEAFKNELQKIRTGRAHPGLLDQVHVDYYGSMVPISQVANVTLLDARTVSVQPWEKGMSQKIEKAIRESDLGLNPSSMGDLIRVPMPPLSEERRRDLVKVSKGAAEDAKVAVRNLRRDANEQAKKMAKDKVITEDDERRSQDEVQKLTDRVVQDIDKLLSAKEAEIMAV; this comes from the coding sequence ATGAGCATCGCCGACATCAAGAAGAACGTCGAAGCCAAGATGGCCAAGTCCGTCGAGGCGTTCAAGAACGAGCTGCAGAAGATCCGCACCGGCCGCGCCCACCCGGGCCTGCTGGACCAGGTGCACGTGGATTACTACGGCTCCATGGTCCCCATCTCCCAGGTGGCCAACGTCACGCTGCTGGACGCCCGCACGGTCAGCGTGCAGCCCTGGGAGAAGGGCATGAGCCAGAAGATCGAGAAGGCCATCCGCGAATCGGACCTGGGCCTGAACCCGTCGTCCATGGGCGACCTGATCCGCGTGCCGATGCCGCCGCTGTCGGAAGAGCGCCGCCGCGACCTGGTGAAGGTCTCCAAGGGCGCCGCCGAAGACGCGAAGGTGGCCGTGCGCAACCTGCGCCGCGACGCCAACGAACAGGCGAAGAAGATGGCCAAGGACAAGGTCATCACCGAGGACGACGAGCGTCGCAGCCAGGACGAGGTCCAGAAGCTGACGGACCGCGTCGTCCAGGACATCGACAAGCTGCTCTCGGCCAAGGAAGCCGAGATCATGGCCGTCTGA
- the rpsB gene encoding 30S ribosomal protein S2, with the protein MSVTMREMLEAGVHFGHQTRFWNPKMAPYIYGHRNKIHIINLEKTLPAFEEALKFVRQLAAKRGTILMVGTKRQARDIVAAEAERAGVPSVNQRWLGGTLTNFKTVKTSLKKLKDMQAQIEAGTQPAIKKEALMFTRDINKLDKNIGGIQDMVALPDALFVIDVGYHKIAVLEAKKLGIPVIGIVDTNHSPEGIDYVIPGNDDSAKAVALYAKAVADAVLEGRANSSNEVVTAVAAEGDEFVEVNEGA; encoded by the coding sequence ATGTCCGTCACGATGCGTGAGATGCTGGAAGCCGGCGTCCATTTCGGCCACCAAACCCGCTTCTGGAATCCCAAGATGGCCCCGTATATCTACGGCCATCGCAACAAGATCCACATCATCAACCTCGAGAAGACGCTGCCCGCGTTCGAGGAAGCCCTGAAGTTCGTGCGCCAGCTGGCTGCCAAGCGCGGCACGATCCTGATGGTCGGCACCAAGCGCCAGGCCCGCGACATCGTCGCCGCCGAAGCTGAGCGCGCCGGCGTCCCGAGCGTCAACCAGCGTTGGCTGGGCGGCACGCTGACCAACTTCAAGACGGTCAAGACCTCGCTGAAGAAGCTCAAGGACATGCAGGCACAGATCGAGGCTGGCACCCAGCCCGCGATCAAGAAGGAAGCCCTGATGTTCACGCGCGACATCAACAAGCTCGACAAGAACATCGGCGGCATCCAGGACATGGTCGCGCTGCCGGACGCCCTGTTCGTCATCGACGTCGGCTACCACAAGATCGCCGTCCTGGAAGCCAAGAAGCTGGGCATCCCGGTCATCGGCATCGTGGACACCAACCACTCGCCCGAAGGCATCGACTACGTCATCCCCGGCAACGACGACTCGGCCAAGGCTGTCGCCCTGTACGCCAAGGCTGTCGCCGACGCCGTGCTGGAAGGCCGCGCCAACTCGTCGAACGAAGTCGTCACGGCCGTCGCCGCTGAAGGCGACGAATTCGTCGAAGTGAACGAAGGCGCCTGA
- a CDS encoding amidase: MPIDLTEALASLRLGRHSARSLLSDALSRADDEACRHVFLRCFDEEARAAAEASDVAHARGEPRPTLGGLAVSVKDLFDVAGHPTTAASAAMDDAPPARHDAPAVARLRAAGAALVGHTNLSEFAFSGVGINPHHGTPRNPVTRAIDGVDRIPGGSTSGGAVSVATGAAWAALGSDTGGSLRIPAALQGLVGFKSTARQVPLDGCVPLSPSLDTAGAITRSARDAALLHAVLSGEPVELDTRPLSAWRFAITPDFMQDELEPAVAAAFERALTTLRAAGAAIEERALPALPRVAELQTQGGITAAEAWAWHHARLAERGDRYDPRVAQRIRRGEAILPAAYQALLDARRRWIQDMTAAMAGIDAFLSPTVPLQAPEIAPLLHSDDLFFATNARLLRNTAVVNLLDGCAISIPCEHPGELPVGLMLWAPALRDHAVLSAASGVEAALAARTR; the protein is encoded by the coding sequence ATGCCGATCGACCTGACCGAGGCGCTCGCCTCGCTGCGCCTGGGCCGCCACTCGGCGCGCTCGCTGTTGTCCGACGCCCTGTCACGCGCAGACGACGAAGCGTGCCGGCATGTCTTCCTGCGCTGCTTCGACGAGGAGGCCCGTGCGGCCGCCGAGGCCTCGGACGTCGCGCATGCACGCGGTGAGCCCCGTCCGACGCTCGGCGGTCTGGCGGTATCCGTCAAGGACCTGTTCGACGTCGCCGGGCATCCGACGACCGCCGCGTCCGCCGCCATGGACGATGCACCACCCGCCAGGCACGACGCGCCCGCCGTCGCCCGGCTGCGCGCCGCCGGCGCCGCGCTGGTCGGCCACACCAACCTCAGTGAGTTCGCCTTCTCCGGCGTCGGCATCAATCCACATCACGGCACGCCCCGGAATCCGGTGACACGCGCGATCGACGGCGTGGATCGCATTCCCGGCGGATCGACCTCAGGCGGCGCGGTCAGCGTCGCCACCGGCGCGGCGTGGGCAGCACTCGGCTCGGACACCGGCGGGTCGCTGCGCATCCCGGCCGCGCTGCAGGGACTGGTCGGCTTCAAGAGCACGGCGCGGCAGGTGCCGCTCGATGGCTGCGTGCCCTTGTCGCCCTCGCTGGACACGGCCGGCGCGATCACGCGCTCGGCGCGGGATGCCGCGCTGCTGCATGCGGTGCTGAGCGGCGAACCCGTCGAGCTCGACACGCGGCCTTTGAGCGCATGGCGCTTCGCGATCACGCCGGACTTCATGCAGGACGAACTCGAGCCTGCGGTGGCTGCTGCGTTCGAACGCGCCCTCACGACGCTGCGCGCCGCTGGCGCCGCCATCGAGGAACGCGCGCTGCCCGCCCTGCCCCGTGTGGCGGAACTGCAAACACAAGGCGGCATCACCGCGGCAGAGGCCTGGGCATGGCACCATGCGCGCCTCGCCGAACGCGGCGACCGCTACGACCCGCGCGTCGCGCAGCGCATCCGCCGCGGCGAGGCCATCCTGCCCGCCGCCTACCAGGCACTGCTCGATGCCCGCCGCCGCTGGATCCAGGACATGACGGCCGCGATGGCCGGCATCGACGCCTTCCTCAGCCCCACTGTTCCGCTCCAAGCCCCGGAGATCGCCCCCTTGCTGCACAGCGACGACCTGTTCTTTGCCACCAACGCGCGCCTGCTGCGCAATACCGCCGTCGTGAACCTGCTCGACGGCTGCGCGATCTCGATCCCGTGCGAGCACCCCGGCGAACTGCCGGTCGGCCTGATGCTGTGGGCGCCCGCGCTGCGCGATCACGCGGTGCTGAGCGCTGCATCGGGCGTCGAAGCGGCACTCGCCGCGAGGACGCGCTGA
- a CDS encoding FAD-dependent oxidoreductase, whose amino-acid sequence MRVAIIGAGLAGVTSAYELALQGHEVHVFERDTSVATGASFAPPGLIAPGLMAARPDVPLAWRGKPGQLGWKFANWRAGRARGAQAMPEALHALAQRGQAVMAVWRRELKMDVEREAGVLLLWRTAKDYKSAAPLLARLQERQVPHRELDAEGCRAQEPGLNAETTLHGGILLTQDEAANARQFSQALKLEAQRLGVQWNFNTDVLRIEPGSQPAVHVAAGEPLRVDAVLVCAGKGAVPLLAAQGLKLPWGTVHTHTLTAPLRMLEAHPDLGPRATVIDVSLGVSLTRLGQRVRVGGANELGGYSSQPDGQSMGALHQAAHDWFPGALLAGGQQRWKTSRLLLPDELPLIGESGLPGVWLNIGHGEHGWTMAGAAAQLLAARLAKKDPGIDAALLEPGRLK is encoded by the coding sequence ATGCGGGTCGCCATCATCGGAGCCGGCCTGGCCGGCGTCACGAGCGCTTACGAACTCGCGCTGCAGGGCCACGAGGTCCACGTCTTCGAACGCGACACCAGCGTCGCCACGGGCGCGAGCTTCGCACCGCCGGGGCTGATCGCGCCCGGCCTGATGGCCGCACGGCCGGATGTGCCGCTGGCATGGCGCGGCAAGCCGGGTCAGCTCGGCTGGAAATTCGCGAATTGGCGCGCCGGTCGCGCGCGCGGCGCCCAGGCCATGCCGGAGGCGCTGCATGCGCTCGCGCAGCGCGGGCAGGCCGTGATGGCCGTGTGGCGACGCGAGTTGAAGATGGACGTCGAACGTGAAGCCGGTGTACTGCTGCTGTGGCGCACTGCCAAGGACTACAAGAGCGCGGCGCCGCTGCTCGCGCGGCTGCAGGAACGGCAGGTGCCGCACCGCGAGCTCGACGCCGAAGGCTGTCGCGCGCAGGAGCCCGGACTCAATGCCGAAACCACGCTGCACGGCGGCATCCTGTTGACGCAGGACGAGGCGGCCAACGCCCGCCAGTTCAGCCAGGCGCTGAAGCTGGAAGCGCAGCGGCTCGGCGTCCAGTGGAACTTCAACACCGACGTGCTACGCATCGAGCCGGGCAGCCAGCCGGCCGTGCACGTGGCCGCCGGTGAACCGCTGCGGGTGGACGCGGTGCTGGTCTGTGCCGGCAAGGGGGCGGTGCCGCTGCTCGCCGCGCAGGGACTGAAGCTGCCGTGGGGAACGGTCCACACGCACACGCTGACGGCGCCGCTGCGCATGCTGGAGGCCCACCCGGACCTGGGACCTCGCGCGACCGTCATCGACGTGTCGCTGGGCGTGAGCCTCACCCGCCTCGGTCAGCGCGTGCGCGTCGGCGGTGCGAACGAGTTGGGCGGCTACTCATCCCAGCCGGATGGTCAGTCGATGGGCGCGTTGCATCAGGCCGCGCACGACTGGTTCCCCGGCGCCCTGCTGGCCGGCGGTCAGCAGCGCTGGAAGACCTCGCGCCTGCTGCTGCCCGACGAGTTGCCGCTGATCGGCGAATCCGGCCTGCCCGGCGTGTGGCTGAACATCGGTCACGGCGAGCATGGCTGGACCATGGCCGGCGCCGCCGCGCAACTGCTGGCCGCACGACTGGCGAAGAAGGACCCTGGCATCGACGCCGCACTGCTGGAGCCGGGACGGCTCAAGTGA
- a CDS encoding bifunctional ADP-dependent NAD(P)H-hydrate dehydratase/NAD(P)H-hydrate epimerase → MLPVLPTSHDQSLHDAPSSRRIESAALSLHPPHTLIERAGLAVARLALALKPFGRYAAVFAGPGNNGGDGLIAARHLAARGWTVDALLVGPEPQPGSDAAHALDTARQAGLSLHTDPQRMPRWADVAIDALLGLGASRAPEGAFASAIQAIDSLRDAGTTVLAVDVPSGIDARTGQPLGADAVRAHHTLTFLTLKSGLFTGEGRALAGRVWFDDLGVPVGEKGVGVLFGASRITRWQGEFARSASSHKGRQGDVVVLGGAPTMRGAAWLAATSALAAGAGRVYAALPDDDGQPWPARPELMHWDAARWSTPTDTWRDIVAVCGCGGGTAIAPALSTVLHGATRVVLDADALNLVAADETLQHALRRRATHGWPTILTPHPLEAARLLGLPSAAGVQADRLDAATQLAMRFSATVVLKGSGSVVVTPKRRLSVNATGSSALATAGTGDVLAGWIGGLWAQSPGIAPHDLACAAVAWHGAAAEGHSGPLLAADLIDAMAALHSPSA, encoded by the coding sequence ATGCTGCCCGTGCTCCCCACATCCCACGATCAATCCCTGCATGACGCGCCGTCGAGCCGGCGCATCGAGTCGGCGGCGCTGTCGCTGCATCCGCCGCACACGCTGATCGAGCGCGCCGGCCTGGCGGTGGCGCGACTCGCCCTGGCGCTCAAGCCCTTCGGCCGATACGCCGCGGTGTTCGCCGGTCCGGGCAACAACGGCGGCGACGGCCTCATCGCGGCGCGCCACCTGGCCGCGCGCGGATGGACGGTGGACGCGCTGCTGGTCGGGCCGGAGCCCCAGCCGGGCAGCGACGCCGCGCACGCGCTGGACACCGCCAGGCAAGCCGGCCTGAGCCTGCACACCGACCCCCAGCGGATGCCCCGGTGGGCCGATGTCGCCATCGACGCCCTCCTCGGCCTTGGTGCCAGCCGAGCCCCCGAGGGCGCGTTCGCTTCAGCCATCCAGGCCATCGACTCACTGCGAGATGCGGGCACCACAGTGCTGGCCGTCGATGTCCCCAGCGGCATCGATGCGCGCACCGGTCAGCCGCTGGGCGCGGACGCTGTTCGCGCGCATCACACGCTGACCTTCCTGACCTTGAAGTCCGGCCTGTTCACCGGGGAAGGCCGTGCGCTCGCGGGGCGCGTGTGGTTCGACGATCTCGGCGTGCCGGTCGGCGAGAAGGGGGTGGGCGTGCTCTTCGGCGCCAGCCGCATCACGCGCTGGCAAGGCGAGTTCGCGCGCTCGGCGTCGAGTCACAAGGGAAGGCAGGGCGACGTCGTCGTCCTGGGCGGCGCGCCGACGATGCGCGGCGCCGCGTGGCTGGCCGCCACGTCGGCGTTGGCGGCTGGCGCGGGTCGCGTGTACGCGGCGCTGCCGGACGACGACGGCCAGCCATGGCCCGCCCGGCCGGAGCTGATGCATTGGGATGCCGCGCGCTGGAGCACTCCGACCGACACCTGGCGGGACATCGTGGCCGTGTGCGGATGCGGCGGCGGTACGGCCATCGCGCCGGCGCTGTCCACGGTGTTGCACGGCGCGACGCGCGTTGTGCTCGATGCCGATGCGCTGAACCTCGTGGCCGCCGATGAGACGCTGCAGCACGCGCTGCGTCGTCGCGCAACGCACGGCTGGCCGACGATCCTCACGCCGCATCCGCTGGAAGCGGCGCGGTTGCTTGGACTGCCCTCCGCCGCAGGCGTGCAGGCCGATCGCCTGGACGCCGCGACGCAGTTGGCCATGCGCTTCTCGGCGACGGTCGTGCTCAAAGGATCGGGCAGCGTCGTGGTGACGCCGAAGCGGCGTCTGTCGGTCAACGCCACGGGCTCATCGGCGCTGGCAACCGCAGGCACCGGCGATGTGCTGGCCGGCTGGATCGGCGGACTCTGGGCGCAGTCGCCGGGCATCGCCCCGCACGACCTCGCCTGCGCCGCCGTGGCGTGGCATGGGGCGGCCGCCGAGGGCCATTCCGGCCCGCTGCTCGCCGCTGACCTGATCGACGCGATGGCCGCACTGCACAGCCCCTCCGCCTGA
- the tsf gene encoding translation elongation factor Ts has protein sequence MAAITASMVAELRARTDSPMMECKKALTEADGDMTRAEEILRVKLGSKAGKAASRVTAEGVVAAAVKGNAGALIEVNCETDFVSKNDAFLAFVNALAGLIVDSNPADIAALSALPLSQEGFGPTVEDVRAGLIGKIGENMTIRRFKRYEGTKLASYLHGTRIGVMVEFDGDEVAAKDVAMHVAAMKPAALSSAEVPAELVEKERKIAAEKAAESGKPAEIVAKMVEGSVQKFLKEVSLQDQVFVKAADGKQTVAQMLKDKATTVKSFTLYVVGEGIEKKVDDFAAEVAAQVAAASKQQ, from the coding sequence ATGGCAGCAATTACCGCAAGCATGGTCGCCGAGCTGCGCGCCCGCACCGACTCCCCGATGATGGAGTGCAAGAAGGCGCTGACCGAAGCCGACGGCGACATGACCCGCGCTGAAGAGATCCTGCGCGTCAAGCTGGGCAGCAAGGCCGGCAAGGCCGCCTCGCGCGTCACCGCCGAAGGCGTCGTCGCCGCGGCCGTGAAGGGCAATGCCGGCGCGCTGATCGAAGTCAACTGCGAAACCGACTTCGTGTCGAAGAACGACGCCTTCCTGGCGTTCGTGAACGCGCTGGCCGGTCTGATCGTCGACAGCAACCCCGCCGACATCGCCGCCCTGTCCGCCCTGCCGCTGTCGCAGGAAGGCTTCGGCCCGACGGTGGAAGACGTACGCGCCGGCCTGATCGGCAAGATCGGCGAGAACATGACGATCCGCCGCTTCAAGCGCTATGAAGGCACCAAGCTGGCCTCCTACCTGCACGGCACCCGCATCGGCGTGATGGTCGAGTTCGACGGTGACGAAGTCGCCGCCAAGGACGTCGCGATGCACGTCGCCGCGATGAAGCCGGCCGCGCTGTCGTCCGCCGAAGTCCCGGCCGAGCTGGTCGAGAAGGAACGCAAGATCGCCGCCGAGAAGGCCGCCGAGTCCGGCAAGCCGGCCGAGATCGTCGCCAAGATGGTCGAAGGCTCGGTGCAGAAGTTCCTGAAGGAAGTCTCGCTGCAGGACCAGGTCTTCGTGAAGGCCGCCGACGGCAAGCAGACCGTCGCCCAGATGCTCAAGGACAAGGCCACGACGGTGAAGTCGTTCACCCTGTACGTGGTGGGCGAAGGCATCGAGAAGAAGGTCGACGACTTCGCTGCCGAAGTGGCTGCCCAGGTGGCGGCTGCAAGCAAGCAGCAATAA
- the rnr gene encoding ribonuclease R, with amino-acid sequence MGEIEGTVQGHRDGHGFLMPDDGQSDVYLSSQEMHAVMHGDRLRVRIVRHDKRNRPEGRVLEILERRKKPIIGRLLLESGIWLVAPEDKRYGQDILVPKNAIANATAGQIVAVELTEPPSLYSQPVGRVTEVLGEIDDPGMEIEIAVRKYEVPHAFSADTLAQAAKLPDKVRAVDMKHRIDLRDVALVTIDGEDARDFDDAVYCEPHKQGRGKTAFQGWRLLVAIADVSHYVKPGEPLDRDAYERATSVYFPRRVIPMLPEKLSNGLCSLNPEQDRLSMVCDMLVSESGELHAYQFYPAVINSHARFTYTEVAAILGNTHGPEAHKRKTLVPHLLHLHEVYRALLSQRAKRGAIDFETTETQIVCDDNGRIEKIVPRTRNEAHRLIEEAMLAANVCAADFIAGGKHASLYRVHEGPTPEKRGTLQAYLRALGIGMGISDDPSPGEYQAIAQATKDRPDAQQIHTMLLRSMQQAIYTPANAGHFGLAYQAYTHFTSPIRRYPDLLVHRVIKALLGSKKYALDAHKMEAANPMPKRPGKPASKAPSPASASTEAERWEVVGAHCSANERRADEASRDVEAWLKCRFMRDHLGEEFAGTVSAVTSFGLFVQLDALYVEGLIHITELGGEYFRFDEVRQELRGERTGIRYATGARVQVQVSRVDLDGRKIDFRLVREGEEQRLLRGGHRDKFGDRRGGEGKGPARKQDKRAEHRARREAAAAPAATVEPMPLPPPDPPTAVDALERIEQADRVLKAERRKSERATKGSSTHPVQAVKRTARSAAKSVAAKGSGAPAAKTTRRKRGA; translated from the coding sequence ATGGGGGAGATCGAAGGCACGGTGCAGGGTCACCGCGACGGGCACGGTTTCCTGATGCCCGACGATGGTCAATCGGACGTTTATCTGTCCTCGCAGGAGATGCACGCCGTCATGCACGGCGACCGCCTGCGGGTGCGCATCGTGCGCCACGACAAGCGCAACCGTCCCGAAGGCCGCGTGCTGGAAATCCTCGAGCGACGCAAGAAGCCGATCATCGGCCGCCTGCTGCTCGAGTCCGGCATCTGGCTCGTCGCGCCTGAAGACAAACGCTACGGCCAGGACATCCTGGTGCCGAAGAACGCGATCGCCAACGCGACCGCGGGTCAGATCGTCGCTGTCGAACTGACGGAGCCGCCGTCGCTGTATTCGCAGCCGGTGGGCCGCGTGACCGAAGTGCTGGGCGAGATCGACGACCCCGGCATGGAGATCGAGATCGCCGTGCGCAAGTACGAGGTCCCGCACGCCTTCAGCGCCGACACGCTGGCGCAGGCGGCGAAGCTGCCCGACAAGGTCCGCGCGGTCGACATGAAGCACCGCATCGACCTGCGCGACGTGGCGCTGGTGACCATCGACGGCGAGGACGCGCGCGACTTCGACGATGCGGTCTACTGCGAGCCCCACAAGCAGGGCCGGGGCAAGACGGCGTTCCAGGGCTGGCGTCTGCTGGTCGCGATCGCCGACGTCAGTCACTACGTGAAGCCCGGCGAGCCGCTGGATCGCGATGCCTACGAGCGCGCGACCTCGGTCTACTTCCCCAGACGCGTCATCCCGATGCTGCCGGAGAAGCTGTCGAACGGCTTGTGCTCGCTGAACCCGGAGCAGGATCGTCTGTCCATGGTCTGCGACATGCTGGTCAGCGAGTCTGGCGAGCTGCACGCGTACCAGTTCTATCCGGCGGTCATCAACTCGCATGCGCGCTTCACCTACACGGAAGTGGCGGCCATTCTCGGCAACACGCATGGCCCCGAGGCCCACAAGCGCAAGACGCTGGTGCCGCACCTGCTGCACCTGCACGAGGTCTACCGCGCGCTGCTGTCGCAACGTGCCAAGCGCGGCGCGATCGACTTCGAGACCACCGAGACCCAGATCGTCTGCGACGACAACGGCCGCATCGAGAAGATCGTGCCGCGTACCCGCAACGAGGCCCATCGCCTGATCGAGGAGGCGATGCTCGCCGCCAACGTCTGCGCGGCGGACTTCATCGCGGGCGGCAAGCATGCATCGCTGTACCGGGTCCATGAAGGTCCGACGCCCGAGAAGCGCGGCACGCTGCAGGCCTACCTGCGCGCGCTGGGCATCGGTATGGGCATCAGCGACGACCCCTCGCCGGGCGAGTACCAGGCGATCGCGCAAGCGACCAAGGACCGGCCCGACGCGCAGCAGATCCACACCATGCTGCTGCGTTCGATGCAGCAGGCGATCTACACGCCGGCCAATGCGGGCCACTTCGGTCTCGCGTACCAGGCCTACACGCACTTCACCAGCCCGATCCGGCGCTACCCGGACCTGCTGGTGCATCGCGTGATCAAGGCGCTGCTCGGATCGAAGAAGTACGCGCTCGACGCGCACAAGATGGAAGCCGCGAACCCGATGCCCAAGCGGCCGGGCAAGCCGGCCTCGAAGGCGCCGAGCCCGGCCTCCGCATCGACGGAGGCGGAGCGCTGGGAAGTCGTCGGCGCGCATTGCAGCGCCAACGAGCGCCGCGCGGATGAAGCCTCGCGCGACGTCGAGGCCTGGCTGAAGTGCCGCTTCATGCGCGACCACCTCGGCGAGGAATTCGCCGGCACGGTGAGCGCGGTGACGAGCTTCGGCCTGTTCGTGCAGCTCGATGCCTTGTATGTCGAGGGACTGATCCACATCACCGAACTCGGCGGCGAGTACTTCCGTTTCGACGAGGTCCGCCAGGAGCTCCGCGGCGAACGCACCGGCATCCGCTACGCCACGGGCGCGCGCGTGCAGGTGCAGGTCAGCCGTGTCGACCTGGACGGCCGCAAGATCGACTTCCGCCTGGTGCGTGAGGGCGAGGAGCAGCGCCTGCTGCGCGGCGGTCATCGCGACAAGTTCGGCGACCGGCGCGGCGGCGAGGGCAAGGGCCCCGCGAGGAAGCAGGACAAGCGGGCCGAGCACCGCGCGCGCCGTGAGGCCGCCGCGGCTCCGGCCGCGACGGTGGAGCCGATGCCGCTGCCGCCGCCTGATCCGCCGACGGCGGTCGACGCGCTGGAGCGCATCGAGCAGGCCGATCGCGTGTTGAAGGCCGAGCGCCGGAAATCGGAGCGCGCGACGAAGGGCTCGTCGACGCATCCGGTCCAGGCGGTCAAGCGCACGGCGCGCAGCGCCGCGAAGTCCGTCGCTGCGAAGGGCAGCGGCGCGCCGGCAGCCAAGACGACGCGACGCAAGCGCGGGGCATGA